The nucleotide sequence CGTCGCGTAGGGGCGAAGCGTGCCAGGGAGGCAGCCCCAAAGAGCGTCGGAGCGCGTACTCGTCGCCTGCATCAAACGCCGCGAACACCTCTGGCGTAAGCGCGAACGCGCGACGCTTCGAAACTCGGCGTTTTACCGGCATCAAAGACCCCGCCTGTTCGACCGCAGGGCTGGCGGTGCAGACCTCAGGCTGGATGCCGGCTCCGTGTCGAGATCGAGTTCACGAACCAGCCGCGCGAAACCAATACGGCTGTCCCGTTCGATCGCGACCGTCGGGTGCGGGCGCACCCCACCTTCACGGCCTTCAACGACTAGACCGTCGCGCAAAAGCAGCTCACGAGCCTCCTGGAGACGGTCCCAGGCCTCGCAAGCCGCCTGTAAAAGCCTCAGATGGTGCGGTTCGAGCGCATAGTCACGGACCACCGACCGCCACCAAATGCGGGTTTGTTCGGTCAAATGTGCCGGCGCTTTAGGTGTTTTCGCCCTCATTTGGCGCTTTCATTCCTTAGTTGGCGAGTTTTTGATCGGGGGCAGCACGATTGCGCGTTTTTGGCCCTGGCCGGTCCCGGCGTCCCGGCCCTTAAC is from Bradyrhizobium sp. ISRA430 and encodes:
- a CDS encoding P27 family phage terminase small subunit; the protein is MRAKTPKAPAHLTEQTRIWWRSVVRDYALEPHHLRLLQAACEAWDRLQEARELLLRDGLVVEGREGGVRPHPTVAIERDSRIGFARLVRELDLDTEPASSLRSAPPALRSNRRGL